In Opitutus sp. ER46, one DNA window encodes the following:
- a CDS encoding efflux RND transporter permease subunit, whose translation MRFTDLFIKRPVLATVVNLFLLLAGWLALKEMTVRQYPETKNSIITVQTAYPGASADLVRGFITTPLEREIASADGIDYVESVSAPNVSVVRAQLRLNYDPNDALTQITSKVNRVRSELPEAAEDPVFEIQVGETTASMYLSFASSSLNANQITDYLVRVVQPKLSTIEGVQKAEIMGARTFAMRVWLKPDRMAAFGLSSAEVWNALKAQNYLSAVGKTKGEMTIVNLNAKTDVHNAEQFSQLVLREQQGAVVRVADIADVDLGADDYETKALLKGKDVTMISISVLPTANSIDVIKRVRSAWPLIASQLPPGIEGGIAYDATEFINESITEVLKTIVEAMAIVILVIYLFLGSFRSVIIPIVAIPLSLVGCAVLMLAMGFSINLLTLLAMVLAIGLVVDDAIVVVENIHRHIEEGLTPFDAAIKGAHELVGPVIAMTITLAAVYAPLGLQQGVTGALFREFAFTLAGSVVVSGFVALTLSPMLSSRLLRHNPNPRGIEHFLDVAFEKLRGAYERLLDRVLETRPAVYAIALLLVLSLVPFFLMTKKELAPAEDRGFVVAMTKGAPNASLEQAMQSLNQLSTVVTAFPETNTFFTVAGVDMGSHLPAPSSGLIGLQLKPWSERQRGSGEVSQLLTYQASGIAGLSTAAFLPPALPGSGMGMPVQFVVCSTDDHERVVNVANELLKRALASGKFIYGDNDLKFDMPQVDLEVDRDKAATLGLSMQQLGADIGTMLGGGYVNRFSIQGRAYKVIPQVERSFRLTPDQLGDYYVSSTKGGLVPLSSVATLVSSVQPRDLRRMQQLNAATLSLLPAPGVSMGDAFDWLTAESKQVFPAGYSVEYKGELRQYVQEGSSLLVTFALAVVVIFLVLAAQYESWRDPFIIMMAVPLSLAGAMVFLFFGAATLNIYTQVGLITLVGLITKHGILMVDFANRLQEEGHDVRKAIEHAAGIRLRPILMTTAAMVFGVLPLVFASGAGAEARFSMGLVIATGMSIGTCFTLFVVPAFYILIAHRRTGTVAAAPLPASH comes from the coding sequence ATGAGATTCACCGATCTGTTCATCAAGCGACCGGTCCTGGCGACCGTCGTTAACCTCTTCCTCCTGCTCGCAGGCTGGCTCGCGCTTAAGGAGATGACCGTGCGCCAGTATCCCGAGACCAAGAACTCGATCATCACGGTCCAGACGGCCTATCCCGGCGCGAGCGCCGACCTGGTGCGCGGCTTCATCACCACACCGCTCGAACGCGAGATCGCCTCGGCCGACGGCATCGACTACGTCGAGTCGGTCAGCGCGCCCAACGTCTCCGTCGTGCGGGCCCAGCTCCGGCTCAACTACGATCCCAATGATGCGCTGACGCAGATCACCTCGAAGGTGAACCGGGTGCGCAGCGAATTGCCGGAAGCCGCCGAAGACCCGGTGTTCGAAATCCAGGTCGGCGAGACGACCGCGTCGATGTACCTGAGCTTCGCGAGCAGCTCGCTGAACGCGAACCAGATCACCGACTACCTCGTCCGCGTGGTCCAGCCGAAGCTCTCGACGATCGAGGGCGTGCAGAAGGCCGAGATCATGGGCGCCCGGACCTTCGCGATGCGCGTATGGCTCAAGCCGGATCGCATGGCCGCGTTTGGCCTGAGCTCCGCCGAGGTTTGGAACGCGCTCAAGGCCCAGAACTACCTCTCCGCCGTCGGCAAGACGAAGGGCGAGATGACGATCGTGAACCTGAACGCCAAGACCGACGTGCACAACGCCGAGCAGTTCAGCCAGCTCGTCCTCCGGGAACAGCAGGGGGCGGTCGTGCGCGTCGCCGATATCGCGGACGTCGATCTCGGCGCCGACGACTACGAGACCAAGGCCCTCCTGAAGGGCAAGGACGTGACCATGATCTCGATCTCCGTGCTGCCCACGGCCAATTCGATCGACGTGATCAAGCGGGTGCGCTCGGCGTGGCCGCTGATCGCGAGCCAGCTGCCCCCGGGCATCGAGGGCGGCATCGCGTACGACGCCACCGAGTTCATCAACGAGTCCATCACCGAGGTCCTGAAGACGATCGTCGAGGCCATGGCCATCGTCATCCTGGTGATCTACCTCTTCCTGGGCTCGTTCCGTTCGGTCATTATCCCGATCGTCGCCATCCCGCTGTCGCTGGTGGGCTGCGCGGTCCTGATGCTGGCGATGGGCTTCTCCATCAACCTGCTGACGCTCCTGGCGATGGTGCTCGCGATCGGCCTGGTGGTCGACGACGCGATCGTGGTGGTGGAGAACATCCACCGCCACATCGAGGAGGGACTCACGCCGTTTGACGCGGCCATCAAGGGCGCGCACGAACTGGTGGGGCCGGTGATCGCGATGACCATCACGCTGGCCGCCGTGTATGCCCCGCTCGGTCTCCAGCAGGGCGTGACCGGCGCGCTGTTCCGCGAGTTTGCGTTCACGCTCGCGGGGTCGGTTGTCGTGTCGGGCTTCGTGGCGCTCACGTTGTCGCCGATGCTCTCCTCGCGCCTGCTGCGGCATAATCCGAACCCGCGGGGCATCGAACACTTCCTCGACGTGGCGTTCGAGAAGCTGCGCGGCGCCTATGAACGGCTGCTCGACCGCGTGCTCGAAACCCGGCCGGCGGTGTATGCGATCGCCCTGTTGCTGGTGCTTTCACTCGTGCCGTTCTTCCTCATGACGAAGAAGGAGCTGGCGCCGGCGGAGGACCGCGGGTTCGTCGTGGCGATGACCAAGGGAGCGCCGAATGCCTCGCTCGAGCAGGCGATGCAGTCGCTCAACCAACTCAGCACGGTGGTGACCGCGTTCCCCGAGACCAACACGTTCTTCACCGTGGCCGGCGTGGACATGGGCTCGCATCTGCCGGCGCCCAGCTCGGGCCTGATCGGCCTGCAGCTGAAGCCCTGGAGCGAGCGCCAGCGGGGTTCGGGCGAAGTGAGCCAGCTCCTGACCTACCAGGCGTCGGGGATCGCCGGTCTTTCGACCGCGGCCTTCCTGCCGCCGGCATTGCCCGGCTCGGGCATGGGCATGCCGGTGCAGTTCGTGGTCTGCTCAACCGACGATCACGAACGCGTGGTCAATGTGGCCAACGAACTGCTCAAGCGCGCTCTGGCCAGCGGCAAGTTCATCTACGGCGACAACGACCTCAAATTCGACATGCCGCAGGTCGACCTCGAGGTCGACCGCGACAAGGCCGCGACCCTCGGGCTGAGCATGCAGCAACTCGGGGCGGACATCGGCACCATGCTGGGCGGCGGCTATGTGAACCGCTTCTCGATCCAGGGGCGGGCCTACAAGGTCATTCCCCAGGTTGAACGCAGCTTCCGCCTCACGCCGGACCAACTGGGCGACTATTACGTGTCGTCCACGAAAGGCGGCCTCGTGCCGCTGTCGTCCGTCGCGACCCTCGTCTCGTCGGTGCAACCGCGCGACCTGCGCCGCATGCAGCAGCTTAATGCGGCGACGCTGTCCCTGCTCCCCGCGCCGGGAGTGTCGATGGGCGATGCCTTTGACTGGCTCACGGCCGAGTCGAAGCAGGTGTTTCCCGCGGGCTACAGCGTCGAATACAAGGGTGAACTGCGGCAGTACGTGCAGGAGGGCAGCTCGCTGCTCGTCACGTTCGCGCTCGCCGTGGTGGTGATCTTCCTCGTGCTGGCGGCGCAGTATGAAAGCTGGCGCGACCCGTTCATCATCATGATGGCGGTGCCGCTCTCGCTGGCAGGTGCGATGGTGTTTCTCTTCTTTGGGGCCGCGACGCTGAACATCTACACCCAGGTCGGTCTGATCACCCTCGTCGGGCTGATCACGAAACACGGCATCCTGATGGTCGACTTTGCGAATCGGCTGCAGGAGGAGGGCCACGATGTGCGGAAGGCGATCGAGCACGCTGCGGGCATCCGCCTGCGCCCGATCCTCATGACCACCGCCGCCATGGTGTTCGGCGTCCTGCCACTGGTTTTCGCCTCCGGCGCGGGCGCCGAGGCGCGGTTCAGCATGGGCCTCGTCATCGCGACCGGCATGTCGATCGGCACCTGTTTCACGCTGTTCGTCGTGCCGGCGTTCTATATCCTGATCGCTCACCGTCGCACCGGCACCGTCGCGGCGGCACCGCTTCCAGCCTCGCATTGA
- a CDS encoding efflux RND transporter periplasmic adaptor subunit, with translation MKTRYVIWIVAALAVFAAIFAVRFAKDRRALAARAGMVQPPTTVSTALVQQVTWPNTARAVGTITSHRGITVQNELEGVVQRIAFKSGMTVPAGALLVELDTSVETATLGGLEAQAKLAEINVTRARDLRTSNTNTQSELDSAEAVLAQTRAAVDQLRATIAKKRIVAPFAGRLGISRIYPGQLLAKSEAIVELESLESVYVDFSLPQQEYGRVAAGGVVHLRVDAHAGRIFQGVIEAVAPRVNSATRTLNARALVPNPDEALAPGMFGNVEVVLPGTENVTVLPTAAIVYNPYGNFVYVVEQGAAVQRFVQTGAQRGNLIAVTSGVKTGEQVVTTGQIKLRNGAPVRVDNSVVPSANPTPAPKEG, from the coding sequence ATGAAAACTCGTTACGTCATCTGGATCGTTGCCGCCCTGGCAGTCTTTGCCGCCATCTTCGCGGTTCGGTTCGCGAAAGATCGCCGTGCACTCGCGGCGCGCGCCGGAATGGTCCAGCCGCCCACCACTGTCAGCACGGCCCTCGTGCAGCAGGTCACCTGGCCGAACACCGCCCGCGCCGTTGGCACGATCACGAGCCACCGGGGCATCACGGTGCAGAACGAACTCGAGGGGGTGGTGCAGCGCATCGCCTTCAAGTCGGGCATGACCGTCCCTGCCGGGGCGCTCCTGGTGGAACTCGATACCTCCGTGGAGACGGCCACTCTCGGTGGTCTCGAGGCCCAGGCAAAACTGGCCGAGATCAACGTGACCCGCGCCCGCGATCTGCGGACCAGCAACACCAACACCCAGTCCGAGCTCGATTCGGCGGAGGCGGTGTTGGCCCAGACCCGGGCGGCCGTCGACCAACTGCGGGCGACCATCGCCAAGAAGCGGATCGTGGCGCCGTTTGCCGGCCGGCTCGGCATCAGCCGGATTTACCCCGGCCAGCTGCTGGCCAAGTCCGAGGCCATCGTGGAACTCGAGTCGCTGGAGTCCGTGTACGTGGACTTCAGCCTGCCCCAGCAGGAGTACGGCCGCGTGGCCGCCGGCGGGGTGGTGCACCTCCGGGTGGATGCGCATGCCGGCCGGATCTTCCAAGGGGTGATCGAGGCGGTCGCGCCGCGCGTGAACAGCGCGACCCGCACGCTGAATGCCCGCGCGCTGGTGCCGAACCCGGATGAGGCCCTGGCGCCCGGCATGTTTGGCAACGTCGAGGTCGTTCTCCCTGGAACCGAGAACGTGACGGTGCTGCCGACGGCTGCGATCGTGTACAACCCGTATGGCAATTTCGTGTACGTCGTGGAGCAGGGCGCTGCGGTGCAGCGGTTCGTCCAGACTGGCGCGCAGCGCGGCAATCTCATTGCGGTCACGTCCGGCGTGAAGACCGGTGAGCAGGTTGTCACCACCGGCCAGATCAAGCTGCGCAACGGCGCGCCGGTCCGGGTCGACAACTCGGTCGTGCCGTCGGCCAATCCGACGCCGGCCCCGAAGGAAGGCTGA